From the genome of Trichocoleus sp. FACHB-46, one region includes:
- a CDS encoding ester cyclase yields MVKEQTVDGQTNLQATANLTPAQESLQALWEEHLQYEFGTHSTEDALATMVEDAYVNHIPVMIGGVGKPALREFYSKYLIPQMPPDMELTPISRTIGTDQLVDEMVAKFTHTVWMEWILPGVAPTGKRVEVPVVAIIRFCDGKLAHEHIYWDQASVLVQVGLLDPSTLPVVGIDSARKAIDPNLPSNTLIDRD; encoded by the coding sequence ATGGTCAAAGAGCAAACTGTAGACGGACAAACAAATTTACAAGCAACTGCCAATTTGACACCAGCCCAGGAGTCTTTGCAAGCACTTTGGGAAGAGCACTTACAGTACGAGTTTGGCACTCACAGTACTGAAGATGCCCTCGCTACGATGGTTGAAGATGCTTACGTTAACCACATTCCGGTAATGATTGGGGGAGTCGGGAAACCAGCACTGCGCGAGTTTTATTCCAAATACCTCATTCCACAGATGCCGCCGGACATGGAGTTGACCCCAATCTCGCGCACGATCGGGACAGATCAACTCGTGGATGAAATGGTGGCTAAGTTCACTCATACTGTTTGGATGGAATGGATATTACCCGGCGTTGCTCCCACCGGAAAACGGGTAGAAGTGCCAGTAGTAGCGATTATTCGGTTTTGTGACGGCAAGTTAGCCCACGAACACATTTACTGGGATCAGGCAAGTGTATTGGTTCAAGTCGGCTTGCTCGATCCGAGTACACTTCCCGTCGTGGGCATTGACAGTGCGCGTAAGGCGATCGATCCCAACTTACCTTCAAACACACTAATCGATCGCGACTAA
- a CDS encoding AraC family transcriptional regulator, whose amino-acid sequence MALQVGFSSQSHLTQHIKRFTGKTPKQIR is encoded by the coding sequence ATTGCCCTACAAGTAGGCTTCTCCAGTCAAAGCCATTTGACGCAGCACATCAAGCGATTCACGGGAAAGACCCCCAAGCAGATTCGCTAG
- a CDS encoding SDR family NAD(P)-dependent oxidoreductase: MILQDKVALVTGGTSGIGHTTAVAFGAAGAKVVFSGRRDAEGEKTAKLIRETGAECLYVY; encoded by the coding sequence ATGATACTGCAAGATAAAGTAGCGTTAGTCACTGGTGGAACTTCAGGAATTGGTCATACAACCGCGGTCGCCTTCGGTGCTGCTGGAGCAAAGGTTGTATTCTCAGGCAGACGCGACGCAGAAGGTGAAAAAACCGCCAAACTGATTCGCGAAACAGGCGCTGAATGCTTATACGTCTATTGA
- a CDS encoding zinc-dependent alcohol dehydrogenase family protein: MKSMKAAVLTAFGDAEKFEIQTVPIPTLKANQVLVRVCATSINPVDYQTRRGDYKELVRLPAIIGVDVSGVIEAVGEAVTDFKVGDEVYYSPQIFGEFGSYAQYHVADAAIVALKPANLSHIEAASFPLAGGTAWDCLVTRGNLQVGETVLIHAGAGGVGSIAVQLAKAIGAYVFATCSSRNRDFVTELGADRVIDYKNEDYVEVIRQETNGLGVDLVLDTIGGETIQRSLEIIRPFGRLASIVDVAIPQSLLEAWGKNLTIHFVFSPQYRGKLEALTKLIERHQLRPVIDSVFSWDQVVLAHQRLEQGGTRGKIVLKFTED, encoded by the coding sequence ATGAAATCTATGAAGGCAGCCGTATTAACTGCGTTTGGTGATGCTGAGAAGTTTGAGATTCAAACTGTTCCCATACCAACACTGAAGGCGAATCAGGTGTTAGTCAGAGTTTGTGCAACCTCGATTAACCCGGTCGATTATCAAACTCGTCGTGGTGATTACAAGGAACTGGTTCGATTACCCGCCATCATTGGAGTTGATGTTTCAGGGGTGATTGAGGCAGTTGGAGAAGCTGTGACTGATTTCAAGGTGGGAGATGAAGTGTATTACTCGCCGCAAATTTTTGGAGAATTCGGTAGCTACGCTCAGTATCATGTGGCTGATGCAGCGATTGTTGCATTGAAGCCTGCAAATCTATCGCACATTGAAGCAGCTTCTTTTCCGCTTGCAGGCGGAACGGCTTGGGATTGTCTAGTGACTAGGGGCAATCTACAAGTTGGGGAAACAGTTCTCATCCATGCGGGTGCGGGTGGAGTGGGTTCGATCGCAGTTCAACTCGCCAAAGCAATAGGGGCATACGTTTTTGCAACGTGTAGTTCTAGAAACCGAGATTTCGTGACAGAGCTGGGCGCAGATCGGGTGATTGATTACAAAAATGAAGATTACGTAGAAGTCATTCGTCAAGAAACAAATGGACTGGGTGTGGATTTAGTTCTAGATACGATCGGCGGAGAAACAATTCAGCGTAGTCTAGAAATCATTCGTCCCTTTGGTAGGCTTGCAAGCATTGTAGACGTTGCAATACCGCAATCGCTGCTTGAAGCATGGGGTAAGAATCTGACGATTCATTTTGTTTTTTCACCCCAGTACCGAGGAAAATTAGAGGCTTTGACAAAACTCATCGAGCGTCATCAGCTTCGCCCAGTGATTGATTCAGTATTTTCTTGGGATCAGGTCGTTCTGGCACATCAGCGTCTAGAGCAGGGAGGAACACGGGGCAAAATTGTGCTGAAGTTTACAGAAGATTAA
- a CDS encoding DsbA family protein, whose protein sequence is MNDDRSHSSLLVPPSTQDWMQGVLSAKVVLVMYGDYQCPRSADVYKLIKAIKRELSAASGGDDLCFIFRHFPQTKIYPHAQRAAQVAEAAAAQGKFWLMSDTLFDHQQRLENGYLVEYANDLGLDIPQFLKELSKQVHIDRINEDIEGGMQSGVTTAPALFINNIRYTGRWKMTELITAIVAASH, encoded by the coding sequence ATGAACGACGATCGTAGCCATAGTTCCTTACTTGTACCTCCTTCAACCCAAGATTGGATGCAAGGTGTGCTGAGTGCTAAGGTCGTGCTGGTGATGTATGGAGACTATCAATGTCCTAGAAGTGCAGACGTTTATAAGCTGATTAAAGCGATCAAACGAGAGCTTAGTGCTGCTTCTGGAGGGGATGATTTATGTTTTATCTTCCGTCATTTTCCACAAACAAAGATTTATCCCCATGCTCAACGGGCAGCCCAAGTCGCCGAAGCCGCCGCCGCCCAAGGAAAGTTTTGGTTAATGAGCGATACTTTATTTGACCATCAACAAAGGTTGGAGAACGGTTATCTTGTCGAGTACGCCAATGATTTAGGGCTTGACATTCCTCAGTTTCTCAAAGAGTTGTCTAAACAAGTGCATATCGATCGCATCAACGAAGATATTGAAGGCGGAATGCAGAGTGGAGTAACGACTGCTCCAGCCCTATTCATCAATAACATTCGATATACCGGACGCTGGAAGATGACAGAGTTAATAACAGCCATTGTTGCTGCAAGTCATTAA
- a CDS encoding AraC family transcriptional regulator yields the protein MLRTGYANADIALQVGFSSQNHLNQQFKRRTGMTPKQVR from the coding sequence GTGCTACGCACAGGCTACGCCAACGCAGATATTGCTTTACAAGTCGGTTTCTCTAGCCAGAACCATTTAAACCAACAGTTTAAGCGCCGCACTGGAATGACCCCAAAACAGGTGCGCTAA
- a CDS encoding CPBP family intramembrane glutamic endopeptidase: MRIKAIKGHLGIGPEVKDATYVEAARWGKYRGWRYVLGLVIILFAWLVVGTGASVLVVIIGQPDYFVLDYLVLDPFEKFLFVMAGFPFFLAGVLIAVTLIHRRHPLTLITARKKISWRRIGQGFVAWSVPACLIGVLGQYLFYPDTFTFNFDLATFALFVPLALVFTAIQTTTEELFFRGYIVQGASLIWSNRVFLALVAAVVFTLPHLLNPEVSAGGWLTVFSNYFLVPGLLWTVVSLIDGTTELAIGAHFANNIGSILLFNITGSAVTTPAPFTISEYHATYGALSVLVAIPIFLAIAYKVFKHDEASKPVFQGGRIGRR; this comes from the coding sequence ATGAGGATCAAAGCAATCAAAGGACATCTGGGAATCGGACCGGAAGTGAAAGACGCGACTTACGTAGAGGCTGCGAGGTGGGGTAAGTATCGGGGGTGGCGGTATGTTCTGGGGCTGGTGATCATCCTCTTTGCGTGGCTGGTGGTCGGGACTGGTGCCAGCGTACTCGTCGTGATCATCGGCCAGCCGGATTACTTCGTGCTTGATTACCTCGTGCTTGATCCTTTCGAGAAGTTCCTGTTTGTTATGGCAGGTTTCCCATTTTTCCTCGCGGGGGTTCTCATCGCCGTTACCCTTATCCACCGCCGTCATCCCCTGACGCTAATTACGGCGCGGAAGAAGATAAGCTGGCGTCGCATCGGTCAGGGGTTTGTGGCGTGGTCCGTTCCAGCGTGTCTGATAGGCGTGCTGGGACAGTACCTCTTCTACCCCGACACCTTTACCTTCAACTTCGACCTGGCGACATTCGCGCTCTTCGTGCCACTGGCACTGGTCTTCACCGCGATCCAGACGACCACTGAGGAGCTGTTCTTTCGCGGATACATCGTGCAGGGTGCGAGCCTCATCTGGAGCAACCGCGTTTTTCTGGCGCTCGTGGCAGCCGTGGTATTCACCCTGCCGCACCTCTTAAACCCGGAGGTGAGCGCAGGCGGCTGGCTCACGGTCTTCTCCAACTACTTCCTCGTTCCGGGTCTGTTGTGGACCGTGGTCTCGTTGATTGACGGAACCACTGAACTCGCCATCGGCGCACATTTCGCGAACAACATCGGTAGCATACTCCTGTTTAACATCACTGGAAGTGCTGTGACCACACCGGCTCCGTTCACAATCAGCGAGTATCACGCCACCTACGGGGCGCTATCGGTGCTGGTTGCAATACCCATATTCCTGGCGATCGCCTACAAGGTGTTCAAACACGACGAGGCATCCAAACCCGTTTTCCAGGGTGGTCGGATTGGTCGTCGGTGA
- a CDS encoding pirin family protein, with product MSIQQLITPEKHDLGGFSVQRILPSETLKMVGPFIFFDHLGPAIFPAGKGVDVRPHPHINLATVTYLFEGSLLHRDSLGTVQEIFPGEVNWMTAGKGIVHSERSPESFREKESTLHGIQTWIALPEIAEEVEPSFSHYPAIDLPRWTQTGTSATLIAGSYQSHQSPVKTYSATLYLALVFTEGSQFQLAPIEGLERAVYSVTSGLFINGKPLEPYRLAVLAPDESVDIRAGAEAKAMIIGGAPVGDRTKYWNFVSSRSARIEQAKQDWQDRRFPAVPGETEFIPLPDNSDRDSSVTPLS from the coding sequence ATGAGTATTCAGCAATTAATCACGCCTGAAAAGCATGACTTAGGTGGGTTTAGTGTACAGCGCATCTTACCGAGTGAAACCCTAAAAATGGTTGGACCTTTCATCTTCTTTGATCACTTAGGCCCAGCTATTTTCCCGGCTGGAAAAGGCGTCGATGTTAGACCCCATCCACACATTAATTTAGCGACGGTTACCTATTTGTTTGAAGGAAGCCTTCTGCATAGAGATAGTCTAGGTACAGTACAAGAGATATTTCCGGGCGAGGTGAACTGGATGACAGCGGGCAAAGGTATTGTTCATTCTGAGCGATCGCCCGAGAGCTTTAGAGAGAAAGAATCTACTCTTCACGGCATTCAGACCTGGATTGCTCTCCCCGAAATCGCTGAAGAAGTTGAACCCAGCTTTTCACATTATCCGGCGATTGATTTACCGAGGTGGACTCAAACAGGCACCAGCGCGACCTTGATCGCCGGTAGCTATCAGTCTCACCAATCACCAGTTAAAACCTACTCTGCCACTCTTTACCTAGCGCTCGTTTTCACGGAGGGTAGTCAATTTCAGCTAGCACCAATAGAAGGTTTAGAAAGGGCAGTTTATAGCGTCACATCCGGCCTATTCATAAATGGAAAGCCGTTAGAGCCATATCGTTTAGCCGTTTTAGCGCCGGATGAATCAGTAGATATCCGTGCGGGGGCTGAGGCAAAAGCAATGATTATCGGCGGGGCACCAGTGGGCGATCGCACAAAGTACTGGAACTTTGTGTCGAGCCGCTCAGCGCGTATCGAGCAGGCAAAACAAGATTGGCAAGACCGCCGCTTCCCAGCGGTCCCTGGTGAAACTGAATTCATTCCGCTCCCTGATAATTCAGATCGCGATAGTAGCGTGACCCCTCTGAGTTGA
- a CDS encoding SDR family oxidoreductase translates to MMLKDKVALVTGGTSGIGRATAIAYAQQQAKVVVVGRRMDEGEETVRLIQEAGKEAIFVQADVTKEADVEAMLDKAVSVFGRLDIAFNNAGMVGENPSLIEQTEAEYDRTMNVNVKGVWLSMKHEIAQMLKQGSGSIVNMASANGVVAFPTQPLYTASKHAVVGLTKAAALQYAKAGIRINVVAPAVIETDMFEAVTGGQDEVKAYITGLHPIGRVGTPLEVANAVLFLSSDLASFTTGETLMVDGGYVAQ, encoded by the coding sequence ATGATGCTTAAAGACAAGGTGGCATTAGTCACTGGCGGAACTTCAGGAATTGGTCGTGCAACCGCGATCGCTTATGCCCAACAACAGGCAAAGGTAGTGGTGGTGGGTCGTCGAATGGATGAAGGTGAAGAAACAGTTCGATTGATTCAGGAAGCTGGCAAAGAGGCTATTTTTGTGCAAGCAGATGTCACGAAAGAAGCCGATGTTGAAGCAATGCTTGATAAAGCAGTGAGTGTTTTTGGTCGGTTAGATATTGCCTTTAATAATGCAGGAATGGTCGGCGAAAACCCCTCATTGATTGAGCAAACAGAAGCGGAATATGATCGCACGATGAACGTCAATGTCAAAGGCGTTTGGTTGTCGATGAAGCATGAAATCGCTCAGATGTTGAAACAGGGAAGTGGTTCAATCGTCAATATGGCATCTGCGAATGGAGTCGTTGCATTTCCTACCCAACCCCTCTACACCGCGAGTAAACATGCAGTAGTCGGTTTAACAAAAGCTGCTGCGCTCCAATATGCCAAAGCAGGTATTCGCATCAATGTCGTTGCACCAGCAGTAATCGAAACAGATATGTTTGAAGCAGTTACAGGTGGGCAGGATGAGGTCAAAGCTTACATAACAGGACTCCACCCGATCGGACGGGTTGGGACACCGCTTGAAGTTGCAAATGCAGTCCTGTTTTTATCATCTGACCTGGCATCGTTCACAACAGGTGAAACGTTGATGGTAGATGGTGGGTATGTAGCGCAGTAG
- a CDS encoding helix-turn-helix transcriptional regulator, whose amino-acid sequence MILAESLTDRELEVLQLIVDGDNSIAIARKLNISVGTAKTHIRDILKKFR is encoded by the coding sequence ATGATTCTCGCTGAATCACTCACAGATCGGGAGTTGGAGGTGTTGCAATTGATTGTTGATGGAGACAACAGTATCGCGATCGCTCGGAAGCTTAATATTTCTGTGGGTACGGCAAAAACTCATATTCGCGACATTCTGAAGAAGTTCAGATGA
- a CDS encoding SDR family oxidoreductase — protein MILQDKVALVTGGTAGIGRATAIAYAQQQAKVVVVGRRMDEGEETVRLIKDTGGEAIFVQADVTKEADVEAMVDKAVGVFGRLDIAFNNAGMVGENPSLIEQTEVEYERIMNVNVKGVWLSMKYEIAQMLKQGSGSIVNTSSGAGVVAVPTQPLYTASKHAVVGLTKAAALQYAKAGIRINVVAPAAIETDMFEAATGGQDEVKAYITGLHPIGRIGTPLEVANAVLFLSSDLASFVTGETLMVDGGYVAQ, from the coding sequence ATGATACTGCAAGATAAAGTGGCTTTAGTTACTGGTGGCACAGCGGGAATTGGCAGAGCAACGGCGATCGCTTATGCACAACAACAAGCAAAGGTGGTGGTGGTGGGTCGTCGAATGGATGAAGGCGAAGAAACGGTTCGATTGATTAAGGATACTGGCGGAGAGGCGATTTTTGTGCAAGCAGATGTCACGAAAGAAGCCGATGTTGAAGCAATGGTTGATAAAGCGGTTGGCGTTTTTGGTCGGTTAGATATTGCCTTTAATAATGCAGGAATGGTCGGCGAAAACCCCTCATTGATTGAGCAAACAGAAGTTGAATACGAGCGCATTATGAACGTCAATGTCAAAGGCGTTTGGTTGTCGATGAAATATGAAATCGCTCAGATGTTGAAACAGGGAAGTGGTTCGATCGTCAATACATCATCTGGGGCTGGAGTCGTTGCAGTTCCTACCCAACCCCTCTACACCGCGAGTAAACATGCGGTAGTAGGCTTAACAAAAGCCGCCGCACTCCAATATGCCAAAGCGGGGATTCGCATCAACGTCGTTGCACCAGCAGCAATCGAAACAGATATGTTTGAAGCAGCTACAGGTGGGCAGGATGAGGTCAAAGCTTACATAACAGGACTCCACCCGATCGGACGAATTGGAACACCACTTGAAGTTGCAAATGCAGTTCTGTTTTTATCATCTGACCTGGCATCGTTCGTAACAGGTGAAACGTTGATGGTAGATGGTGGATATGTAGCGCAGTAG
- a CDS encoding NAD(P)H-dependent oxidoreductase, protein MKVLIVLAHPESKSFNGAMFQTAIDTFKDSGHDVQYSDLHTMRFDPVSDRRNFTSVKDPDYFKQQLEEMYATEVGGFIPEIEAEIQKLEWCDLMIWQFPLWWFSVPAILKGWVDRVFVMGRVYGNRHIYETGRFRGKQAMLSLTTGSTEEDYLAGGFNGDIHAILRPIQRGMLQFAGFDVLAPQIVYAPVRQTDAVRQRILNDFSQRLRTIERELPIAVGQY, encoded by the coding sequence ATGAAAGTTTTGATTGTTCTTGCACACCCAGAGTCGAAAAGCTTTAACGGAGCAATGTTCCAGACAGCAATTGACACTTTCAAAGACTCTGGGCATGATGTTCAATATTCAGATCTCCATACCATGAGATTTGACCCTGTATCCGATCGCCGCAACTTTACGTCTGTCAAAGATCCTGACTACTTTAAGCAGCAACTTGAAGAGATGTATGCAACTGAAGTTGGAGGATTCATTCCAGAAATTGAAGCTGAGATCCAAAAACTGGAATGGTGCGATCTGATGATTTGGCAATTCCCTTTGTGGTGGTTCAGTGTCCCTGCAATTTTGAAGGGGTGGGTCGATCGTGTCTTTGTTATGGGGCGTGTTTACGGTAATAGACATATTTATGAAACGGGCAGATTTCGAGGTAAGCAAGCAATGCTCTCGTTGACCACAGGTAGCACAGAAGAGGACTATCTTGCAGGCGGTTTTAACGGTGATATCCATGCTATTCTGCGCCCAATTCAGCGAGGGATGCTGCAATTCGCTGGTTTTGACGTTCTTGCTCCGCAGATTGTTTATGCCCCCGTTCGCCAAACAGATGCAGTTCGTCAACGTATCTTGAATGATTTTTCGCAACGATTGCGAACCATTGAACGTGAGTTGCCGATCGCCGTAGGTCAGTATTGA
- a CDS encoding alpha/beta fold hydrolase has translation MRKFTLRLVIIVLVVSVLVGSGWLNRATPASTCDIATRSTQIGSGTLSYNQAGTGQPILLLHGLFAEKEQWNGMMCELARAGYQAIAPDLPGYAKSTGFTVKDYALENQVALLHQFVEQLKIQSLDVAGSSMGGTIATLYSQLYPNQVRSLAFIGSPLGITNWATSVRKSIIEGINPFIPITKEQFDLEISLLFVTPPTIPDEVKTEKVNDYVNRNRNYQQTWDIVNLYDDVLCQLPHSRVPTLAIWGQEDKIYDIRDVDRSHRCLSGSQIIQLPKAGHLLLIENAQEAASNYLGFLKTIKNR, from the coding sequence ATGAGAAAGTTCACTCTTCGGTTAGTTATTATCGTTCTGGTTGTCAGTGTGCTTGTTGGCTCTGGTTGGCTGAATCGCGCAACTCCTGCTTCAACCTGTGACATCGCAACTCGCTCTACCCAAATCGGGAGTGGAACGCTCTCCTATAATCAAGCAGGGACAGGACAGCCGATTTTACTGCTGCATGGATTATTTGCCGAGAAAGAGCAGTGGAATGGCATGATGTGCGAGTTGGCTAGAGCAGGCTATCAAGCGATCGCACCCGATCTACCCGGTTATGCCAAGAGTACTGGATTTACCGTGAAAGACTATGCACTAGAGAATCAGGTAGCCCTCCTGCACCAGTTTGTCGAGCAGCTAAAGATTCAATCCCTTGATGTTGCAGGTAGCTCGATGGGGGGCACGATCGCAACCCTTTACAGCCAGCTTTATCCCAACCAAGTTCGCAGCCTCGCCTTTATCGGCTCACCGCTAGGCATAACGAATTGGGCAACTAGCGTCAGGAAATCGATTATTGAGGGCATCAATCCCTTTATTCCGATTACCAAAGAGCAGTTCGATCTAGAAATCAGTCTGCTTTTCGTGACGCCTCCTACGATTCCGGATGAGGTCAAAACCGAGAAAGTGAACGATTATGTGAATCGTAATCGAAATTATCAGCAGACTTGGGACATTGTGAATCTTTATGATGATGTGCTTTGTCAGTTGCCTCACAGTCGGGTTCCGACCCTGGCAATTTGGGGTCAGGAAGACAAAATCTATGATATTCGGGATGTCGATCGCTCACATCGCTGTCTTTCAGGGAGCCAAATTATTCAATTACCCAAAGCAGGACATTTGCTGTTGATCGAAAACGCTCAGGAAGCAGCATCGAATTATCTTGGTTTTCTGAAAACAATCAAAAATCGATAG
- a CDS encoding peptidoglycan-binding protein → MTSTPTATATDPTLRQGDSGAAVSELQQLLNTKGINIAVDGIFGSATRAAVVQFQQQSGLAVDGIVGPKTWQALRRGGPIQLTDAAIYYEPSKYPYQKEAFEWLQSQISRSNLEEFARRWRNLR, encoded by the coding sequence ATGACTTCTACCCCCACAGCCACAGCGACAGACCCAACGCTACGCCAAGGCGATTCTGGTGCTGCTGTCAGTGAGCTACAACAATTGTTGAATACCAAAGGAATCAACATTGCAGTCGATGGAATCTTTGGCAGTGCGACTCGCGCCGCGGTGGTTCAGTTTCAACAGCAAAGTGGACTTGCTGTAGATGGCATCGTTGGACCTAAAACCTGGCAAGCCCTTCGTCGAGGTGGCCCCATTCAACTGACTGATGCAGCCATTTACTACGAGCCATCGAAATATCCCTATCAAAAAGAGGCGTTTGAATGGTTGCAATCCCAGATTTCTAGATCAAATCTAGAGGAATTTGCTCGCCGTTGGCGGAACCTACGCTAA
- a CDS encoding SDR family NAD(P)-dependent oxidoreductase translates to MAEKFGAKSTADEVLSGIDLKGKRFLITGASSGIGLETARSLVSHGASVIGAVRNLTKAEPATASVRDAASQGGGSLELINLDLASLQSVRACADKLLADGQPFDAIIANAGVMATPFGRTIDGFEVQFGTNHLGHFALINGIEPLLADNGRLVVLSSLAHRGADIDLDDPNFEQQSYDPWVAYSRSKTANSLFAVEFDRRHRDRGIRAASVMPGNSLTDLPRHFSQEELQGLLQTVDAARTEAGLPPKELKEIPQAAATSVWAAVVANKDEIGGHYLEDCAIAPINDTPNPFADGVRSYALDANKAKQLWAKSEELISAVS, encoded by the coding sequence ATGGCTGAAAAATTTGGTGCAAAATCGACCGCCGACGAGGTGCTTTCTGGCATTGATCTCAAGGGAAAGCGATTTCTCATTACGGGTGCATCGTCAGGCATTGGACTCGAAACCGCCCGCTCACTGGTCTCGCACGGCGCTAGTGTAATCGGCGCGGTCAGGAACCTCACTAAAGCTGAGCCAGCCACTGCATCGGTTCGTGATGCCGCGTCGCAAGGAGGTGGCAGCCTGGAGTTGATCAATCTTGATCTGGCATCCTTGCAAAGCGTTCGTGCCTGTGCGGATAAACTGTTGGCTGACGGTCAACCGTTCGATGCCATCATCGCCAACGCTGGCGTTATGGCAACTCCGTTCGGTCGGACGATCGATGGCTTTGAAGTCCAGTTCGGAACTAACCATCTTGGTCATTTCGCCCTGATCAATGGGATCGAGCCGTTGCTCGCCGATAATGGACGGCTGGTCGTCCTGTCGTCGCTCGCGCATCGCGGTGCCGATATCGACTTGGACGATCCGAATTTCGAGCAGCAGTCGTACGATCCATGGGTTGCCTATAGCCGATCGAAAACCGCCAATTCACTGTTCGCTGTGGAGTTTGACAGACGGCATCGCGATCGCGGCATTCGGGCTGCTTCGGTGATGCCCGGAAACAGTCTGACGGACCTACCCCGCCATTTCTCGCAGGAGGAGTTGCAGGGACTTTTACAGACCGTTGACGCAGCGCGCACCGAAGCGGGTCTGCCGCCGAAAGAGTTGAAAGAGATTCCGCAGGCAGCCGCGACATCGGTCTGGGCAGCAGTCGTGGCGAATAAAGACGAGATCGGCGGACACTATCTTGAAGATTGCGCGATCGCGCCAATCAATGACACACCCAACCCATTTGCTGACGGTGTCAGGTCGTATGCACTTGACGCTAACAAAGCTAAGCAGCTTTGGGCGAAAAGCGAGGAATTGATCAGCGCTGTATCTTAA
- a CDS encoding response regulator transcription factor encodes MSQAIRVLIADDHAIFRQGLATIINRDPDMQVIAQAENGEQAIALFGEHQPDVTLMDLRMPEVEGVAAIGAIRATAKSARIIVLTTYDSDEDTYRGLQAGAKGYLLKETEPDELLNAIRTVHRGQKYIPPDVGAKLVQRLSNPELSERELAVLRSLAQGMSNADIAAALSIGEGTVKSHVNRILNKLDVSDRTQAVIVAVKRGIVNL; translated from the coding sequence ATGAGCCAAGCCATTCGGGTTCTGATTGCAGACGATCATGCCATTTTTCGGCAAGGATTAGCCACGATTATTAATCGTGACCCAGATATGCAGGTGATTGCACAAGCCGAAAATGGGGAACAAGCGATCGCTCTATTTGGGGAACACCAACCGGATGTCACGCTCATGGATCTGCGAATGCCTGAAGTGGAGGGAGTTGCCGCCATCGGTGCAATTCGTGCTACGGCTAAATCTGCTCGGATTATTGTACTGACCACGTATGATAGTGACGAAGATACCTATCGGGGATTGCAGGCAGGCGCAAAAGGATACCTGTTGAAAGAAACTGAACCTGACGAGCTTCTAAATGCCATTCGTACCGTTCATCGGGGTCAGAAGTATATTCCGCCTGACGTGGGAGCAAAGTTGGTACAGCGGCTCAGCAATCCAGAACTGAGTGAAAGAGAACTGGCGGTACTCCGCTCACTCGCACAGGGGATGAGTAACGCTGATATTGCGGCTGCTTTGAGTATCGGTGAAGGTACGGTTAAATCCCATGTCAATCGGATTTTGAATAAGCTAGATGTTAGCGATCGTACTCAAGCTGTGATTGTTGCCGTCAAACGCGGCATTGTGAATTTGTAG